In Streptomyces sp. ML-6, the genomic stretch CGGTCCCGGTCTCCTCCTCGACCTCGACCTCCTCGTGGCGCGAGGCGGCAGCGGCGGCGGCAGCCGTCTCCGGGGTCTGGAACATCGGCTCGGCGAAGACCGGCGCCTGGAACACGGCCACGGCGGGACGCGCGGCGCGGCGGCCCCTGCGCACCGGCTCCTCCTCCTTCCCGGTGAACTCCGGCTTGCCGGTGAACTCGGGACGGCCTGCGGCGGCGGTGGCCCGGCGACGCTGACGGCCGCGCGGGGCGGCCTCCTCGGCCTCGGCCTCGGCCGCAGGCGCTTCCGCCACGACGGGCTCGGGCTCGGCGGCGGGCGTCTCCTCGACGATCTCCACCGCCTCGGCGGCCTTCGGCGCACCCGCCGGAGCGGTCGCCTTACGGACCGCACGACGACGCGGACGCGCAGGCGCCGCCTCCACCTCGGCCTCCACCTCGGCCTCGGGCGCAGGCGTCTCCTCCACGACCTCCACGGCCGCGGGCGCCTCGGTGTGCTGCGGCGCACCGGCCGGGGCCGACGCCCTGCGCCGGGTACGGCCACGCGGCGCGGCGGGCTCCGGCTCCACCACCGGCTCCACGACGGGCTCGGGCTCGGCGGCGGGCGTCTCCTCGACGATCTCCACCGCCTCGGCGGCCTTCGGCGCACCCGCCGGAGCGGTCGCCTTACGGACCGCACGACGACGCGGACGCGCAGGCGCCGCCTCCTCCACGACCTCCACCTCGGCCTCAGGTGCAGGCGCTTCCTCCACGACCTCGGCGGCCTTCGGCGCACCCGCCGGAGCAGTCGCCTTGCGCACCGCACGACGACGCGGACGCGCAGGCGCCGCGGCTTCCGCCTGCGGAGCGCTCTCGGTGCCGGTCATGGCGTCGCCCTCGGGCACCGCGGTGTCAGCGGCAGGTATGGCCGGCGTCCCCGTGGCCGTCGCCTCCGCCATCGGCGGTCCGGCGGGGCGGGACGCTGCGCGGCGCCTGCGGCGCGGGGGCAGCTTGTCGCCGGGGGCGTTGTTCTCTTCGTCGTTCCCGGTGATGCCGGGCTCATTGGACTGGGGCATGCGGGCGGTTCTCCCGTCAGGCTCCCGGGCGCCGCGTCTGTGTCCGGTCCGGTGCGGTCCGCGCGATGTACGCGGGGCCGCCGTCCGGGGCGCGGGCGCCGCACGGGAGCTCAATGTCTGGCTCGCCGGTTCCGTACGCGCTGGGCGTACGGCCTGGCGAAAGTCTTATTGGGTCATCGCGCGGCCCGAACCGGATGGCTCCCGAGTCGTGGGGCCGCGCTGCAACGACCGCCTTACGCGGAACCTGCACCTTCCGGCGCCGTCGCGACGGCGGTCCCGGCGGCCGTGGGTGGAGCGGCCGGAGCTGCCTCGCGGTCGGGCGCGAGCGGGTCGGTCACCGTGCCGGACTCCTCGTCGAAGAGCCCCTGCGCCAGCCTGGTCACCGCTGCGGGGACCGGCGGCGCCAGGTCGGCCACAACGCGGAGACCGGACAGGACGTCGTCAGGTCGCACGGCAGGTGTCACGTGCCGAACAACCAGCCGCAGTATCGCACAGGGCCCGTCCCCGGACCTATCAGGTCGAGAATCGAGGGCCTGCAGGTCGACCACGGCGGCGCGGGCGTCGAAGGTGCGCACGCCGTTCTTCGCACGGCGCTGGACCTCGACGGTCCCGGCCCCGTTGAAGGCGGCCACGGCCCCGGCCGCGTCCGCCGGGTCCACGCCGTCCAGGCGCAGTTCCCAGACGGAGGCGGTCAGCCGGTCGGCGAGGCCCGAGGTGCGGGCCTCCACGGCATCGACGATGTCGAGACCGTCCGGCAGCGAGGCGTCGAGCTGCTCGCGCAGCACGGCCGGATCGCGGTGCTCGGTGAGTGCGATCTCCAGGAACTCGGCCTCGCTGCCCGTACCGGTGGGGGCGGCGTTGGCGTACGACACCTTCGGGTGCGGGGTGAAGCCGGCCGAGTAGGCCATGGGCACCTCGGAGCGGCGCAGTGCCCGCTCGAAGGCACGCTGGAAGTCACGGTGACTGGTGAACCGGAGGCGGCCGCGCTTGGTGTAGCGCAGTCGGATGCGCTGCACCGCCGGTGCGGGTGGCGGGCCTTCGGGCTGTCGCTTGCCCAGTGGTTCTTCTCCTCGGTGCGGGGCGGACGCGGTGGCACGCCGCCCTCGAAATACGGGTGGCCCGGGGGCCCGGTCCGGCTCACCCCCGCTCGGCGTACTTCGCTCCGGGCGGGGAGATCTCTGGTTCGGGCGCCGCGCTGGGCACAGTCGTTGCACTACCCAGAGTACGCGCAAGGGGGCCTCCCGGTTCCCGGGGCTCGGCCGTCGTCGGGGCACCGGCCGGCCCCGCCCCCTTCCCGACGTGCCGGACCACCCCGGGCGCGGCGGCGATCCGCCCGCCCGCGGGGTCGGGAAGCCGCCGGTGCAGCCGTCCGGCGCCCAGGGGGGAGCGCGGCCCGCGTCCCAGCGTTTCGGCGAGGCCCGGGAAAGACGGCCCGGGAAACACCGAGAGGTGCCCGGACGGAATTCCGTCCGGGCACCTCTCGTCGATCACATCCGCCGGTGGCCGAGGGGCGAGAAGCCTCACGAACCCCCGTCGGCGGTTACTTCACGACCGTGAGCGGCAGCAGCTTCTTGCCGGTCGGGCCGATCTGGATACTGGTGTCCATCTGAGGACAGACGCCACAGTCGAAGCACGGGGTCCAGCGGCAGTCCTCGACCTCGGTCTCGTCGAGCGCGTCCTGCCAGTCCTCCCAGAGCCAGTCCTTGTCGAGGCCGGAGTCCAGGTGGTCCCAGGGCAGGACCTCCTCGTAGGTCCGCTCGCGGGTGGTGTACCAGTCGACGTCCACGCCGTACTCGGGCAGCGTCTTGTCCGCGGCGGTCATCCAGCGGTCGTAGCTGAAGTGCTCGCGCCAGCCGTCGAAACGGCCGCCGGACTCGTACACGGCGCGGATGACGGAGCCGACCCGGCGGTCGCCGCGCGAGA encodes the following:
- a CDS encoding TIGR03936 family radical SAM-associated protein codes for the protein MQRIRLRYTKRGRLRFTSHRDFQRAFERALRRSEVPMAYSAGFTPHPKVSYANAAPTGTGSEAEFLEIALTEHRDPAVLREQLDASLPDGLDIVDAVEARTSGLADRLTASVWELRLDGVDPADAAGAVAAFNGAGTVEVQRRAKNGVRTFDARAAVVDLQALDSRPDRSGDGPCAILRLVVRHVTPAVRPDDVLSGLRVVADLAPPVPAAVTRLAQGLFDEESGTVTDPLAPDREAAPAAPPTAAGTAVATAPEGAGSA